The Grus americana isolate bGruAme1 chromosome 34 unlocalized genomic scaffold, bGruAme1.mat SUPER_34_unloc_1, whole genome shotgun sequence genome window below encodes:
- the LOC129200148 gene encoding potassium channel subfamily K member 6-like encodes MGRGAVLLAGAYAGWLLLGALGLWGLEGTPGSPRTPRPSRNLNGSEWDFATSLLFVTTLLTTVGYGSVAPLSAAGKAFCMAYAVVGVPITMLTLTAAVHRLTGPLVDRPRLYLQARWGYSRRGAARAHFVILVGVTLGVSVLLPAVGFYVLEGTWTYLDAVYFCVISLCTIGLGDLVPAEQPGQPLRQLYQVAVAAYLLLGLTGVLLLARTFRRLAELHGVASGILSPDGAVEEEDAGLLEGTKGGEKPTRGGHGGRGSVNG; translated from the exons aTGGGACGCGGCGCGGTGCTGCTGGCGGGCGCCTACGCggggtggctgctgctgggagcgCTGGGATTGtgggggttggaggggacccCCGGGTCCCCCCGAACCCCCCGACCCTCCCGGAACCTCAACGGCTCCGAGTGGGACTTCGCCACCTCCCTCCTCTTCGTCACCACCCTCCTCACCACCGTGG gtTACGGCTCGGTGGCCCCCCTCTCAGCGGCCGGCAAAGCCTTCTGCATGGCCTACGCCGTGGTGGGCGTCCCCATCACCATGTTGACCTTGACCGCCGCCGTCCACCGTTTGACGGGTCCGTTGGTCGACCGGCCCCGGTTGTACCTACAGGCGCGTTGGGGCTACAGCCGGCGCGGAGCAGCTCGCGCCCACTTCGTCATTTTGGTTGGGGTCACTTTGGGGGTGTCGGTGCTTCTCCCTGCCGTTGGGTTTTACGTTCTTGAAGGTACCTGGACCTACTTGGACGCCGTCTACTTCTGCGTCATCTCCCTCTGCACCATCGGGTTGGGGGATCTCGTGCCGGCGGAGCAACCGGGTCAACCGTTGAGGCAACTCTACCAAGTAGCCGTAGCCG CGTATCTGCTGTTGGGGTTGACGGGCGTCTTGCTGTTGGCGCGGACCTTCCGTCGCTTGGCCGAGCTCCACGGCGTCGCCAGCGGCATCTTGTCACCGGATGGAGCCGTCGAAGAAGAAGACGCCGGGTTGTTGGAAGGGACGAAGGGTGGGGAGAAACCAACCCGGGGGGGACACGGTGGAAGGGGTTCCGTCAACGGGTAG
- the YIF1B gene encoding protein YIF1B yields MELDGAARHPPKRRVPAAAPRMADPHPLFDDTSATGGGGTHPGRGYGVPPVAASSSSPYPPPASFLGEPVSSLAVAYGTSLANQGRDIVDRNLDRFIPVGRLKYYFAVDTVYVGRKLGLLIFPFVHQDWQVRYQQDAPVAPRFDVNAPDLYIPAMAFITYILVAGLALGTQNRFSPDSLGLQASSALAWLIVEVLAVLLSLYLVTVNTDLTTIDLLAFAGYKYVGMIIGLLSGLLFGRTGYYVVLSWCCLSIFVFMIRTLRLKLLSEAAAEGVLVRGAKNQLRMYLTMAIAAAQPLFMYWLTYHLLR; encoded by the exons ATGGAGCTGGACGGGGCGGCGCGGCACC cccccaaaCGTCGGGtcccggcggcggcgccgcgTATGGCGGATCCTCACCCTCTCTTCGATGATACCAGCGCGACGGGAGGCGGTGGGACCCACCCGGGCCGGGGCTACGGGGTACCGCCGGTAGCcgcttcttcctcttctccgTATCCACCGCCCGCTTCGTTTTTGGGTGAGCCGGTATCCAGCCTGGCCGTGGCTTACGGTACCAGCCTGGCCAACCAGGGCCGTGACATCGTGGATCGTAAC CTCGATCGGTTCATCCCGGTGGGGAGGCTGAAGTATTATTTCGCCGTGGACACCGTCTACGTGGGCAGGAAGCTGGGGCTCCTCATCTTCCCCTTCGTGCATCAG GACTGGCAGGTGAGGTACCAGCAGGACGCCCCGGTAGCCCCTCGCTTTGATGTCAACGCCCCCGATCTTTACATCCCGG CGATGGCCTTCATCACCTACATCCTCGTCGCCGGCTTGGCGCTGGGCACCCAAAACAG ATTCTCCCCCGACAGCCTGGGCTTGCAGGCGAGCTCGGCGCTGGCGTGGCTGATCGTAGAGGTGCTGGCCGTCCTCCTCAGCCTCTACCTCGTCACCGTCAACACCGACCTCACCACCATCGACCTCCTTGCCTTCGCCGGCTACAAATACGTGGG GATGATCATCGGCCTCCTCTCCGGGCTCCTCTTCGGCCGGACCGGTTATTACGTGGTGCTGAGCTGGTGTTGCCTCAGCATCTTCGTCTTCATG ATCAGGACGCTGCGGCTGAAGCTGCTGTCGGAGGCGGCGGCCGAGGGGGTGCTGGTGCGGGGGGCCAAGAACCAGCTGCGGATGTACTTGACCATGGCCATCGCCGCCGCCCAGCCCCTCTTCATGTACTGGCTCACCTACCACCTCCTCAGGTGA
- the SPINT2 gene encoding kunitz-type protease inhibitor 2 codes for MAPGRLFPLLLLLLLLPAAAAAIDARPGPNGPPLLELCSLPKVVGRCRASMPRWWFNVTVGLCQSFVFGGCEGNANNFPTERECRESCVLGGASRKPEHHSKQTDSTYDESCTVPRVTGPCRASFLRWYYNPANRTCRQFIYGGCRGNKNNYQNEEECLNRCVIKPENPGDAGDDFHRDFLSTKALALGVLLAVLAAILLGYVTDVTIKTCRKRPEMPGTGMGWSPGDDKEYLMSNAYTL; via the exons ATGGCGCCTGGGCGGCTCTTCccgctcctgctcctgctgctgcttctgcccgcggccgccgccgccatcgACGCTCGGCCCGGTCCTAACGGGCCCCCCCTACTCG agctctgctcGCTGCCCAAGGTGGTGGGACGGTGCCGGGCCTCGATGCCGCGGTGGTGGTTCAACGTCACCGTCGGCTTGTGCCAAAGCTTCGTCTTCGGTGGTTGCGAGGGAAACGCCAACAATTTCCCGACGGAGCGGGAATGTCGGGAGAGTTGCGTCCTCGGAGGGG CTTCGAGGAAACCCGAACATCACTCCAAGCAGACCGACTCCACCTACGACG aaTCCTGCACCGTCCCCCGAGTGACGGGTCCGTGCCGTGCCTCCTTCCTCCGCTGGTATTACAACCCGGCAAACCGAACCTGCCGTCAATTCATCTACGGCGGTTGCCggggaaataaaaacaattaccAAAACGAAGAAGAATGTTTGAACCGTTGCGTCATCAAACCAG AAAATCCCGGCGACGCCGGTGACGATTTCCACCGCGATTTCCTCTCTACCAAAG CGTTGGCATTGGGGGTGCTCCTGGCCGTCCTGGCCGCTATTTTATTGGGTTACGTCACTGACGTCACCATCAAGACGTGCCGGAAAAGACCGGAGATGCCGGGAACGGGAATGGGATGGAGCCCCGGCGACGACAAGGAATATCTGATGAGCAACGCCTACACCCTctga